A window of the Isosphaera pallida ATCC 43644 genome harbors these coding sequences:
- a CDS encoding phytoene desaturase family protein, which translates to MATRKAVVIGAGLGGLSAALELSRRGYDVIVLERHATPGGKASTRSWNGWRWDEGPSIVVMTWVYRELFEAQRLDPDAFLPFKRLDPAFEVILSDGRTLTIPADEQGCVEAFSQIDPNDAQALQFFLAKVDRFAKLIGRSYCDRILETWPQVMLSPLMVSAAVISPNTTYVEEINQWFKNPWIRELFYGFPTYSGFDPASAPASLVIMPWIILREGVWYPCQGGIAAIPRALAAACREVGIEIRTGVEVEAIERNALGNVTRVATSQGPIETEIVVSNADYIHTLRMLRGGPLSQEVQAMRSGRAEPSTSFFTVQLACDRVWPHLSHHLLTLTPGSQQVYRQIYHEHRYPDDPPLYVNTTSVTDPGDAPPGGSNPFMVINIPPLKREGDPIEPEATREFQEAYADRAIKRLEDSGLEGLNASIRHRHITSAADWSSRYYAFKGSIYGLGPSHNILNGGFRPLPILKEVPGLYFVGGAVQPGPGMPMVVQSGKIVAARIAKDFPLRKATRSVSIRGFER; encoded by the coding sequence ATGGCGACGCGCAAAGCAGTGGTGATCGGCGCAGGTCTGGGCGGCCTCTCAGCCGCCTTGGAACTGTCCCGGCGGGGATACGACGTGATCGTGTTGGAACGGCACGCCACCCCCGGCGGCAAAGCCTCGACTCGCTCCTGGAATGGCTGGAGGTGGGACGAAGGCCCCAGCATCGTGGTGATGACCTGGGTCTACCGCGAGCTATTCGAAGCCCAACGGCTCGACCCCGACGCCTTCTTGCCTTTCAAACGGCTCGACCCCGCCTTTGAGGTCATTCTCTCCGACGGCCGCACGCTTACCATCCCCGCCGACGAACAGGGATGCGTCGAGGCGTTCTCCCAAATCGACCCCAACGACGCCCAGGCGCTTCAATTCTTCCTGGCTAAGGTCGATCGGTTCGCCAAGCTCATTGGCCGATCCTACTGTGATCGCATCCTAGAGACCTGGCCCCAAGTCATGCTCTCACCCCTCATGGTCTCGGCCGCGGTCATCTCACCCAACACCACTTATGTCGAGGAAATCAATCAGTGGTTTAAGAATCCGTGGATCCGCGAGCTTTTCTACGGCTTTCCCACCTATTCGGGATTCGATCCAGCCTCCGCTCCGGCCTCGCTGGTCATCATGCCCTGGATCATTCTGCGCGAGGGGGTCTGGTATCCCTGCCAGGGGGGGATCGCCGCGATTCCCCGCGCTTTAGCGGCGGCCTGCCGCGAAGTAGGGATCGAGATACGCACCGGCGTCGAGGTTGAGGCGATCGAACGCAACGCCCTTGGAAACGTGACTCGGGTGGCTACCTCGCAAGGACCGATCGAAACCGAGATCGTGGTCTCTAACGCCGATTACATTCACACTCTTCGCATGCTTCGGGGCGGCCCCCTCTCCCAGGAAGTTCAAGCGATGCGCTCGGGGCGCGCGGAACCCTCCACCTCCTTCTTCACCGTCCAACTGGCCTGCGACCGCGTCTGGCCCCACCTGAGCCACCACCTCTTGACCCTCACGCCCGGTTCCCAGCAGGTCTATCGACAGATTTATCACGAACATCGCTACCCTGACGATCCTCCTCTTTACGTTAACACCACCAGCGTCACTGACCCTGGCGACGCGCCACCGGGTGGTTCTAATCCGTTCATGGTCATCAACATCCCTCCCTTGAAGCGGGAGGGTGATCCCATCGAACCGGAGGCGACCCGCGAATTCCAGGAAGCTTACGCCGATCGCGCGATCAAGCGGTTGGAAGACTCAGGATTGGAAGGGCTAAACGCCTCGATTCGTCATCGTCATATCACATCCGCAGCCGACTGGTCGAGTCGATACTATGCATTTAAAGGTTCAATCTATGGGTTAGGTCCTTCGCACAACATCCTCAATGGAGGCTTTCGACCGTTGCCCATTCTTAAAGAGGTGCCGGGGCTTTACTTCGTGGGGGGGGCGGTTCAACCGGGGCCGGGAATGCCGATGGTGGTGCAAAGCGGCAAAATCGTAGCAGCGCGGATCGCCAAGGATTTTCCGCTTCGCAAGGCGACCCGATCGGTTTCCATTCGGGGTTTCGAGCGATGA
- a CDS encoding polysaccharide deacetylase family protein, whose product MIREQAARWDTGLIRRAIVTVLARRLRQAGGLWIGLGCAPWPCRSVFGFRLDLDEPIPDDSIRVLDRCVATGIAPLTTVYLSTAAYSHQSDWLAQLPRWRDAGIDFQSHGHHHYLYREQSANYRNLVRARAILNSLGVASDHFAAPGGRWNPGLNRVLEDLAVVSSSEFALGRDDRPFRPWLASEERWSQVWQVPVHPVCEGLFLEAGHPDPEAATLDHFSKMIRARVAQGEPVFLYGHPERRLARFPNLVKNLADEVFCHDSLWRASPTDYLAWWRRRALVRFQVDQERDRAIVLRFKPGTLAKNMALIVDSGDHIAHVQIHDNFMKLDPNQLRWQPRPTLTSPEEPVARVQSRDWSVRRTLRQALDYERVTPIGELEGWHPRTVAKRWMRRWSERRAAILPSIGGGT is encoded by the coding sequence GTGATCCGTGAGCAGGCTGCGCGTTGGGATACAGGTCTGATTCGGCGGGCGATCGTCACCGTGTTGGCGCGGCGATTGAGGCAAGCGGGCGGACTCTGGATCGGCTTGGGCTGCGCACCCTGGCCATGTCGAAGCGTTTTCGGGTTTCGACTTGATCTGGACGAGCCGATTCCCGACGATTCGATTCGCGTGTTGGATCGTTGTGTTGCGACTGGAATCGCTCCATTGACCACCGTGTATCTCTCAACCGCTGCCTATTCTCACCAGTCCGATTGGTTGGCCCAGCTGCCGCGATGGAGGGATGCTGGGATTGACTTTCAATCCCACGGCCATCATCACTATCTTTACCGCGAGCAGTCCGCCAACTATCGCAATCTGGTTCGCGCACGTGCGATTCTCAACAGTCTTGGAGTCGCCTCGGATCATTTCGCTGCGCCGGGTGGACGTTGGAATCCTGGACTCAATCGGGTGTTGGAAGATTTAGCGGTGGTGAGTTCGTCGGAGTTCGCGCTGGGGCGGGATGATCGGCCCTTCCGACCTTGGCTCGCGTCGGAAGAGCGATGGTCCCAGGTTTGGCAGGTGCCCGTTCATCCCGTGTGCGAGGGGCTTTTCCTGGAAGCGGGCCATCCCGATCCGGAGGCCGCGACGCTGGATCATTTCTCTAAGATGATTCGCGCGAGGGTAGCGCAAGGCGAGCCAGTGTTTCTCTATGGCCACCCCGAACGACGCCTCGCGCGGTTTCCCAATCTTGTCAAAAACCTGGCCGACGAAGTCTTTTGCCATGACTCGCTCTGGCGGGCCTCTCCTACCGACTATCTGGCTTGGTGGCGTCGCCGCGCGTTGGTTCGATTTCAGGTCGATCAGGAGCGGGATCGTGCCATTGTCCTGAGGTTCAAACCCGGAACCCTTGCGAAGAACATGGCGTTGATCGTTGACTCGGGCGACCATATTGCACACGTACAAATTCATGATAACTTCATGAAACTGGATCCAAATCAACTGCGTTGGCAACCCCGCCCCACGCTGACAAGTCCCGAGGAGCCGGTGGCGCGGGTGCAATCGAGGGATTGGTCGGTCCGTCGGACCCTACGGCAGGCACTGGATTACGAGCGGGTCACGCCAATCGGAGAACTTGAGGGTTGGCACCCGCGCACGGTCGCCAAACGTTGGATGCGGCGTTGGTCCGAGCGTCGCGCGGCAATCCTCCCATCCATCGGAGGTGGGACGTGA
- a CDS encoding glycosyltransferase, with protein sequence MRVRPWVAWRDRLDPQVFRCLHLFGLSREGLELARIARVRGVKLAVSPICWYEPRSLWKLSPHPLAGFQAVTAWVWRRSGAARLTRSCWRTELLNLADIVLPNSQLEAEQLRLVFGVDSQRLVPVPNGIEPRRFTKADPELFRRQVGWESYVLYAGRIEPRKNPLGLIRALSRCEAKRLPLVILGSVVPGHENYADQVARAIDQRGTERTRWLRGITHDDPLLASAMAAARVVALPSWFETPGLAALEAAAAGAAVVVTPYGSTREIFGDWVRYARPEDREGLAREVTAAWLEGAPVGLAEWVTSRYAWSETARLTREAYDRITA encoded by the coding sequence GTGCGCGTCCGGCCCTGGGTCGCCTGGCGGGATCGTCTTGATCCCCAAGTGTTTCGCTGCCTGCATCTTTTCGGACTTTCGCGCGAGGGTCTGGAACTCGCGCGGATCGCGCGGGTTCGAGGGGTGAAACTGGCCGTATCACCAATCTGTTGGTATGAACCAAGGTCGCTCTGGAAGCTCTCGCCTCACCCTCTTGCGGGCTTCCAGGCAGTGACGGCGTGGGTCTGGCGGCGTTCGGGAGCAGCGCGGTTGACACGCAGCTGTTGGCGAACCGAGCTTTTGAATCTGGCCGATATCGTTTTGCCGAATTCTCAACTCGAAGCCGAGCAACTTCGGTTGGTGTTTGGGGTGGATTCCCAACGGTTGGTACCGGTTCCCAACGGAATCGAGCCGCGACGTTTCACAAAGGCCGATCCCGAGTTGTTTCGTCGTCAAGTCGGCTGGGAAAGCTACGTTCTCTACGCCGGTCGGATTGAACCGCGGAAGAATCCGTTGGGATTGATTCGAGCTCTGAGTCGGTGCGAGGCGAAGCGACTGCCGCTGGTGATTCTGGGATCGGTCGTGCCCGGTCATGAAAATTACGCCGACCAGGTTGCGCGGGCGATTGATCAACGAGGCACCGAGCGAACGCGATGGCTGCGGGGAATCACGCATGACGACCCGTTGCTGGCTTCCGCAATGGCCGCCGCGCGAGTGGTGGCGCTGCCCAGTTGGTTCGAGACGCCGGGTTTGGCGGCGCTGGAGGCGGCCGCCGCTGGTGCCGCGGTGGTGGTCACTCCTTACGGATCGACCCGCGAAATCTTCGGCGACTGGGTTCGTTACGCTCGTCCTGAGGATCGAGAAGGTCTGGCTCGGGAAGTGACCGCCGCGTGGCTCGAAGGCGCGCCGGTTGGTCTGGCCGAATGGGTGACCTCACGTTATGCTTGGTCTGAAACGGCCCGGTTGACCAGGGAGGCGTATGACCGGATCACGGCCTAG
- a CDS encoding diacylglycerol kinase, with protein MNPRDLQTSGDATKSSAPSLADPKAKASSCSQGATVPEAVVLGKRHATLDFPRPTPPNSTALKLANMTPPPHWLVPGAREPRTGRAKALAGLRGLKLALRRDSSFFAHAYRGVLVILAAMTLGVDVRGWCLLFAAGGMVLVAELALTAIAVLGRSVEGVHPEGLRASQEIAQGMALVATLVAFGVAGAVLLERFGQLQGWWAEPASTTTHQSQSPRNEGDGSFTLQTRLTQL; from the coding sequence GTGAACCCGCGCGATCTTCAAACCTCGGGGGACGCCACCAAATCCTCCGCACCATCCCTGGCCGATCCCAAGGCGAAGGCATCGAGTTGTTCTCAAGGCGCGACCGTTCCAGAAGCGGTGGTCTTGGGCAAACGCCACGCGACGTTGGACTTCCCACGCCCCACTCCACCCAATTCCACCGCGCTCAAACTGGCCAACATGACTCCACCGCCTCACTGGTTGGTTCCCGGCGCACGGGAACCCCGCACGGGTCGGGCCAAGGCGTTGGCGGGTCTAAGGGGATTGAAACTAGCGTTGCGACGCGACTCCAGCTTTTTTGCCCACGCCTACCGCGGAGTCTTGGTCATTCTGGCGGCGATGACCCTGGGCGTGGATGTACGCGGGTGGTGTCTTCTCTTCGCGGCGGGGGGGATGGTGCTGGTTGCCGAACTCGCGCTGACCGCCATCGCGGTGCTGGGACGCTCGGTTGAAGGAGTTCATCCCGAAGGGCTTCGTGCTTCCCAAGAAATCGCGCAGGGCATGGCGTTGGTCGCCACCCTGGTGGCGTTCGGAGTGGCCGGCGCAGTGTTGCTGGAACGCTTTGGACAACTTCAAGGCTGGTGGGCCGAGCCAGCGTCCACGACGACGCACCAATCTCAATCCCCACGCAACGAGGGTGACGGCTCGTTCACACTCCAGACTCGTTTGACCCAACTTTAA
- a CDS encoding glycosyltransferase: protein MSLDPTIAVGVVALGWWMLAVRSLWAAALTPFVEPDIEGGSTKAIESADTTRSSQGFAVVIPARNERKRIGGLLEDLAAQTRKPEVVIVVDDHSTDGTTAVLESWVARGTLPLKVIHGRQRPPGWVGKTWAIHQGTVALSEMLATESGRAPITWIAFIDADARLHPHTLEIALGMTRSLREDAPVDLISLPPGYRIGTGLQAAVGLALGHLLWQLYSFPRVNDPRRATGFAHGVFIMVRRSTYERIGGHTVVKGEIVEDILLAEAFKRAGGRLRVAAAPRLIETHAYGSWSDLIRGLRKNAFAGMDYELKRYITGAVGGVALAGLPWLGLAWAAVTNQPHMFAWGGIGLAGQVAAAAPVCRYLRIPLSAGLLMFPGIIAYVAIATLSVADYLRGRVVWNDVVLPAPSSRSNSTMSRSATSGSLMADSADEGTDPAAKVG from the coding sequence ATGAGTTTGGATCCCACCATCGCGGTTGGGGTGGTCGCGCTCGGTTGGTGGATGCTGGCGGTCCGCTCGCTCTGGGCGGCCGCCTTGACCCCGTTCGTCGAACCCGACATCGAAGGGGGCTCGACCAAGGCGATTGAATCGGCAGACACCACGAGATCCTCGCAGGGTTTCGCGGTCGTGATTCCCGCGCGCAACGAGCGTAAACGGATTGGCGGATTGCTGGAGGATCTGGCCGCACAGACTCGGAAACCCGAGGTGGTGATTGTTGTGGACGATCACTCGACGGATGGGACGACCGCTGTTTTAGAGTCGTGGGTCGCACGAGGCACGCTTCCCCTCAAGGTGATTCATGGACGGCAGCGCCCGCCGGGGTGGGTTGGCAAAACCTGGGCAATTCACCAGGGAACTGTAGCATTGTCGGAGATGCTGGCGACGGAGTCGGGGCGGGCACCGATCACTTGGATCGCGTTCATCGACGCCGATGCTCGTTTGCATCCCCACACCCTCGAAATCGCGCTGGGGATGACGCGATCGCTTCGGGAAGACGCTCCGGTTGATCTGATCAGCCTGCCTCCGGGCTATCGGATTGGGACTGGTCTGCAAGCCGCAGTCGGCTTGGCGCTGGGACATCTTCTGTGGCAGTTGTACTCCTTTCCCAGAGTGAACGACCCACGACGAGCCACCGGGTTTGCCCACGGCGTCTTCATCATGGTTCGTCGTTCGACTTACGAGCGAATCGGCGGTCACACCGTCGTCAAGGGCGAGATTGTCGAAGATATCCTGTTGGCGGAGGCGTTCAAGCGGGCCGGAGGCCGTTTGAGGGTCGCCGCTGCGCCTCGGTTGATTGAAACGCATGCCTATGGGTCTTGGAGTGATTTGATTCGGGGCTTACGCAAAAATGCGTTTGCTGGAATGGATTACGAACTCAAACGCTACATCACGGGCGCAGTGGGGGGAGTTGCTTTGGCTGGCTTGCCCTGGTTGGGTTTGGCGTGGGCAGCGGTGACCAACCAACCACACATGTTCGCGTGGGGGGGGATTGGTCTGGCGGGTCAGGTGGCCGCCGCAGCGCCCGTGTGCCGTTATTTACGGATCCCCTTGAGTGCAGGTCTGTTGATGTTTCCGGGAATTATAGCATATGTGGCGATCGCCACCTTGAGCGTGGCCGACTATCTTCGTGGGCGCGTGGTCTGGAACGACGTGGTTCTGCCTGCGCCGTCGTCTCGTTCGAATTCGACGATGTCCAGGTCCGCCACCTCCGGCTCCCTTATGGCCGACTCTGCAGACGAGGGAACCGATCCTGCGGCCAAGGTCGGGTAG
- a CDS encoding class I SAM-dependent methyltransferase, translating to MSVAPTRKPVRRSPNAIRNLHHASTTHDQLVARRFDDLRDRFKVSVAPNDFRLEAVIQALGGRHALEGRRILDVGCGKGRFARRLNDLGAEVVGVDLARGMLLDAPSSLRRIQATAWRLPLGSSLFDAVVSIETLEHVADPVSVLVESARVLRPGGVVVILDKNVISLDARRPWLPALVVKRRDERLGRWMYPPGQPIRERWFTTGFMAALLKRAGFEQIQVLHPLAPKEARTFLFRLCPLVRRFIVWTGQVKHSAEPSE from the coding sequence ATGAGCGTCGCTCCAACTCGCAAGCCCGTTCGTCGGTCGCCTAACGCGATTCGCAACCTCCACCATGCTTCCACCACGCACGACCAACTGGTGGCCCGCCGGTTCGACGACCTACGTGACCGTTTCAAAGTCAGCGTCGCGCCTAACGACTTTCGTCTGGAGGCGGTGATCCAAGCCCTGGGTGGACGACATGCCCTTGAGGGACGGCGAATTCTCGACGTAGGGTGCGGCAAAGGACGATTCGCCCGCCGTCTCAACGACCTGGGCGCAGAGGTCGTGGGGGTCGATCTGGCTCGGGGAATGCTTCTCGACGCTCCAAGCTCACTGCGCCGGATTCAAGCAACCGCCTGGCGTTTGCCTCTTGGTTCATCGCTCTTCGACGCCGTAGTGAGCATTGAAACGCTTGAACACGTCGCCGACCCTGTTTCGGTTCTGGTCGAGTCAGCCCGCGTCCTCCGTCCAGGTGGCGTCGTGGTCATCCTTGATAAAAATGTGATTTCCCTCGATGCGCGAAGACCTTGGCTACCCGCGCTCGTGGTGAAGCGCCGCGATGAACGTCTCGGACGATGGATGTACCCGCCTGGCCAACCGATCCGCGAACGTTGGTTCACGACCGGTTTTATGGCGGCTCTGCTCAAACGGGCCGGCTTCGAACAGATTCAAGTTCTTCACCCCCTCGCCCCCAAGGAAGCCCGCACCTTTCTCTTTCGGCTTTGCCCACTCGTGCGCCGTTTCATCGTGTGGACTGGTCAAGTCAAGCATTCAGCGGAGCCGAGCGAATGA
- a CDS encoding glycosyltransferase family 9 protein gives MTGSRPRTAPPSFPIACSPVVTPDPRDADRRPLRPPRPVPVRAYRYSKLRWRLLVWMLDTVGGLAMKVWRKFRPARRILDPKRILILQLDHLGDAVLSSPMFPRLKQAWPEAVIEVLATPSNCEVFEANPLVDRVHLAGRSWFDRRPGRRALARAIWELGHSLKQGRYDLGIDVRGDVASVLVMALARIPRRLGWAMGGGGFLLTDVAEWVPMRHEVASRLALLNRVGVGEPAQTANPRQVKVHVHVSERERRHVATQLRKEIADRLTLERTVRPTSRQHDPTRWATSIPTGPNPTPALFKMAWPTTLTENLRRNTSTPRWWSRFDERPLLAVHLGAGTEAKRWPPTHWRMLIDRFLEEGWRVVGLGGPEDQPLAQQVIPPPAHPHWHNWVGRLKLTETVALLELADLFIGSDSGPAHLAACAGVTSVVLFSGTNAIDQWRPWSPRVLALSHRVPCRPCHRKVCPLADHPCMNGMTPERVHHAAWRWWVRNLETREVSTP, from the coding sequence ATGACCGGATCACGGCCTAGGACGGCCCCCCCCTCGTTTCCGATCGCCTGTTCGCCGGTGGTCACCCCCGACCCCCGAGACGCGGATCGCCGTCCACTTCGTCCTCCTCGGCCGGTGCCGGTCCGCGCGTATCGTTACAGCAAGTTGCGTTGGCGTCTTTTGGTGTGGATGCTGGACACGGTTGGCGGTTTGGCGATGAAAGTCTGGCGCAAGTTTCGCCCCGCCCGTCGCATCCTCGACCCGAAACGGATCCTGATTCTTCAGCTTGACCATCTGGGTGACGCGGTCTTGTCCAGCCCGATGTTTCCCAGGCTCAAACAAGCCTGGCCCGAAGCCGTCATCGAGGTGCTGGCAACCCCGAGCAATTGCGAGGTCTTCGAGGCCAATCCCCTGGTGGATCGCGTTCATTTGGCCGGCCGCAGTTGGTTCGATCGTCGTCCTGGACGACGCGCTTTAGCGCGGGCGATTTGGGAGTTAGGACATTCCTTGAAACAAGGACGCTACGACTTAGGCATTGACGTGCGGGGTGACGTGGCCAGCGTTCTGGTGATGGCCCTGGCCAGAATCCCCCGACGCTTGGGATGGGCAATGGGAGGAGGCGGCTTTCTGCTCACCGACGTGGCCGAGTGGGTGCCAATGCGTCATGAGGTGGCCTCCCGCTTGGCCCTCCTCAACCGGGTCGGCGTCGGAGAACCCGCCCAGACCGCCAACCCACGACAAGTCAAGGTGCATGTTCACGTTTCCGAGCGGGAACGTCGTCACGTCGCCACGCAACTTCGCAAAGAAATTGCCGACCGTCTCACACTTGAACGAACGGTTCGCCCAACATCCCGGCAACACGATCCAACCAGGTGGGCCACTTCCATCCCGACTGGTCCCAATCCGACCCCCGCCCTCTTCAAGATGGCGTGGCCCACGACACTCACCGAGAACCTTCGCCGCAACACCTCGACGCCACGATGGTGGTCCCGCTTTGATGAACGTCCCTTGTTGGCGGTGCATCTCGGAGCAGGAACCGAGGCGAAGAGGTGGCCACCCACCCATTGGCGCATGCTGATTGACCGCTTCCTCGAAGAAGGTTGGCGGGTCGTGGGGTTAGGAGGCCCCGAGGACCAACCTCTCGCCCAGCAAGTCATTCCCCCTCCCGCCCATCCTCACTGGCACAACTGGGTGGGACGTCTCAAATTGACTGAAACCGTCGCATTGCTCGAACTCGCCGACCTGTTCATCGGCTCGGATTCCGGACCCGCTCATCTCGCCGCATGCGCAGGAGTCACGTCAGTCGTCCTCTTCTCCGGCACCAACGCGATTGACCAGTGGCGACCCTGGTCGCCGCGGGTCCTGGCGCTAAGTCATCGAGTCCCCTGCCGACCTTGTCACCGAAAAGTTTGCCCCCTGGCCGATCATCCTTGCATGAACGGAATGACTCCTGAACGAGTTCATCACGCCGCCTGGCGCTGGTGGGTCCGCAATCTTGAGACGAGGGAGGTCTCGACGCCATGA
- a CDS encoding glycosyltransferase codes for MMIAQNDPPPIHVLVLNYNGQDLLAECLPSILAAAETYPGSARVTVIDNGSTDASLDVLKRFPEVEVIQRPNRGLASFNDVLAAPQVVEPIAVLLNNDVKLDPHALAPLVEALQRDRDALFAAPLCWDFDGATYEGMRTRVRFRFGLVQGLCRVPGHEQTLHRAGLTASAGPALAVNRCAFLDLGGYDPLYFPGRIEDLDLGFRAWMAGWVGRYVPESVAYHRGFGSFGPRYGGFGCDRLAVRNTLLFSWKNLAGRRLAIHLAWLPARVVAALLRGRWAFLTGLAEAALRLGPTLAARARQRTGAPGWLDRQEAFFQRFAFSTD; via the coding sequence ATGATGATTGCCCAGAACGATCCGCCTCCGATTCACGTGCTGGTCCTCAACTACAACGGTCAGGACCTGCTCGCCGAGTGCCTGCCCTCGATTCTGGCGGCCGCCGAGACCTATCCCGGTTCGGCCAGGGTGACCGTCATCGACAATGGCTCCACCGATGCCTCACTTGATGTCTTGAAGCGCTTTCCCGAAGTCGAAGTGATCCAGCGTCCCAACCGCGGTCTGGCCTCTTTCAACGACGTCCTGGCCGCTCCCCAGGTGGTGGAACCCATTGCAGTTCTCCTCAACAACGATGTCAAGCTCGATCCCCACGCCCTGGCTCCTCTGGTCGAAGCACTGCAGCGGGACCGAGACGCCTTGTTCGCAGCCCCCCTTTGTTGGGATTTCGACGGAGCCACCTATGAAGGAATGCGAACCCGCGTGCGATTCCGCTTCGGCCTGGTGCAGGGGCTTTGTCGCGTACCCGGACATGAACAGACTCTCCACCGCGCCGGACTCACCGCCTCGGCGGGTCCGGCCCTGGCAGTGAATCGTTGCGCCTTCCTGGATTTAGGTGGTTACGATCCCCTCTACTTTCCCGGTCGAATTGAAGACCTCGACCTGGGATTTCGGGCCTGGATGGCGGGCTGGGTTGGACGGTACGTCCCGGAGTCCGTGGCGTATCATCGCGGCTTCGGCTCGTTTGGTCCCCGCTACGGCGGCTTCGGCTGCGACCGTCTGGCGGTTCGCAACACCTTGCTGTTCTCCTGGAAGAATCTCGCCGGACGACGCCTGGCGATCCACCTAGCCTGGCTGCCGGCACGGGTGGTCGCGGCGCTGCTCCGCGGACGTTGGGCCTTCCTGACGGGTCTGGCTGAAGCCGCTCTTCGACTTGGTCCGACCCTGGCCGCCCGCGCCCGTCAACGCACCGGCGCTCCGGGATGGCTGGATCGCCAGGAAGCTTTCTTCCAACGGTTCGCCTTCTCGACCGACTAA
- a CDS encoding glycosyltransferase family 2 protein, which translates to MTRETPPSQPTPTPHSATDKLELAALVLARDASHHLPECLNTLAWCDWVVVVVDPASLDDTETVARRLTPHVLVRPFDDFASQRNAGRELALRLGARWILAVDADERVSPQLAAEIQRRLATPPLKTRGSKQPVGYRVPIRSRVLGRQFVASGTQDDQPLRLFRLDSGRWIGAVHETVALNGPHAVLRHPLSHETLETLSVFLTKINRYTCLGAEHRRQLGETFCLGRFLLRPVWVFTRLWLGKSGWRDGWEGFLFCWLSAVSAAIEEARLREPPVSPANPRPQLDHPRLFPLIPHETIRHERRSNSQARSSVA; encoded by the coding sequence ATGACCCGCGAGACTCCCCCCTCCCAACCAACTCCCACCCCGCACTCAGCCACCGACAAGCTGGAGCTGGCCGCCCTCGTGTTGGCCCGCGATGCGTCCCACCATTTGCCCGAATGCCTGAACACCCTTGCCTGGTGCGACTGGGTGGTGGTGGTGGTGGATCCCGCTTCGCTTGACGACACGGAAACCGTCGCGCGACGCTTGACGCCTCATGTTCTCGTGCGTCCCTTCGACGACTTCGCCAGCCAACGCAACGCCGGTCGGGAACTGGCCCTTCGACTGGGAGCCCGTTGGATTTTGGCGGTGGACGCCGACGAACGGGTTTCTCCTCAACTCGCCGCCGAAATTCAACGCCGATTGGCCACGCCCCCTTTGAAAACCCGTGGATCGAAGCAGCCAGTCGGCTACCGCGTCCCCATCCGCAGCCGCGTGTTGGGACGCCAGTTTGTCGCGTCCGGAACTCAAGACGACCAACCTCTACGGCTCTTCCGCCTCGATTCGGGTCGTTGGATCGGCGCGGTTCACGAAACCGTGGCCCTCAACGGCCCGCACGCCGTTCTGCGCCACCCGCTCTCCCATGAAACGTTGGAAACCCTCTCGGTCTTTCTGACCAAGATCAACCGATACACCTGTCTCGGAGCCGAACACCGTCGCCAACTCGGCGAAACCTTCTGCCTCGGTCGATTCCTCCTGCGACCTGTCTGGGTCTTCACTCGGCTTTGGCTAGGCAAAAGCGGCTGGCGCGACGGATGGGAAGGATTCCTGTTTTGTTGGCTGTCGGCCGTGTCGGCGGCGATTGAGGAGGCTCGATTGCGCGAACCCCCCGTCTCCCCGGCGAATCCCCGGCCCCAACTCGACCATCCCCGCCTTTTCCCCCTCATCCCCCATGAGACCATCCGCCATGAGCGTCGCTCCAACTCGCAAGCCCGTTCGTCGGTCGCCTAA